A window of the Oncorhynchus masou masou isolate Uvic2021 chromosome 13, UVic_Omas_1.1, whole genome shotgun sequence genome harbors these coding sequences:
- the LOC135551711 gene encoding RNA-binding protein 43-like, with protein sequence MRDADNFSLFSKCKVRPYFSGDDLILNKPTTRYSIVMEGTPVEVLGVPDDILASVRMVDKLTIHFQRPGNGGGEVKRVQFPSYSPGQAFVIFEDPEVAARVLQQTHVLEVDGQHFPLKVRNADMPEVDMPVKADLDVSMFSKGSEEVLQTVNEIPQLPIQGSFQKFTAVKAQLQQVLPQDTNTLRHSSPSPSSLNSHASGAISKSSIRCNPFPSPQATEYVGDNLTHMRNTSPKPVEPISQAPSCSEVFLITDADVLRYAQCVRKKDIDSILGGHTTQMDVKPAEGSDLCYVFLEGKSPERVMEKLQVFLNKLHLRLRTQEIPLWTLDRDRQVRIHELVQKYNIIYPTVLVNQVGDLFRLVGPSKESYEMKQRLLGKPIDLLPAGLTGRVVDSSVHGAPIPWAPGPVPDPVSATAPDY encoded by the exons ATGCGTGACGCTGACAACTTTTCACTTTTCTCGAAATGCAAAGTACGACCATACTTCAGTGGTGACGACCTTATTTTGAACAAACCGACAACCCGATATAG TATTGTCATGGAGGGAACACCCGTGGAGGTGCTTGGCGTCCCCGACGATATCCTTGCCTCTGTTAGAATGGTTGACAAGCTCACAATACACTTCCAACGACCAGGGAACGggggaggagaggtaaagagagtacAGTTTCCATCCTACAGCCCAGGACAGGCCTTTGTCATATTTGAGGATCCAGAAG TGGCTGCACGTGTGTTGCAGCAGACCCATGTCTTAGAAGTGGATGGGCAACACTTTCCTCTTAAAGTCAGGAACGCTGACATGCCTGAG GTGGACATGCCAGTCAAGGCCGATCTGGATGTGAGCATGTTCTCCAAGGGCAGTGAGGAGGTGCTCCAGACTGTGAACGAGATTCCCCAGCTACCCATTCAGGGCTCCTTTCAGAAGTTCACTGCAGTGAAGGCCCAACTGCAGCAGGTCTTACCCCAGGACACAAACACCCTGCGCCACAGCAGCCCTTCGCCATCCAGTCTCAATAGCCATGCCTCTGGGGCCATTTCCAAATCCTCAATCCGCTGCAACCCATTTCCCAGCCCACAAGCAACAGAGTATGTTGGGGACAACTTGACCCATATGAGGAACACATCCCCCAAACCAGTGGAACCCATCTCCCAGGCCCCATCTTGCAGTGAGGTCTTCCTCATAACGGACGCAGATGTGCTCCGTTATGCCCAGTGCGTCAGGAAAAAGGACATTGATTCCATTCTTGGAGGCCACACAACTCAAATGGATGTTAAGCCAGCTGAAGGTTCAGACCTCTGCTATGTTTTCCTTGAAGGGAAGAGTCCAGAGCGGGTTATGGAAAAGCTGCAGGTTTTTCTCAACAAGCTTCATTTAAGACTACGAACTCAAGAAATCCCACTATGGACACTCGATCGCGACCGACAGGTTAGAATTCATGAACTGGTTCAGAAGTATAATATAATTTATCCTACTGTCCTCGTCAATCAGGTTGGAGATCTCTTCCGCCTTGTAGGACCTTCCAAGGAAAGTTATGAGATGAAGCAGAGGCTCCTGGGAAAACCCATAGACCTGCTACCAGCTGGGCTAACTGGGAGGGTAGTGGACAGCAGTGTCCATGGTGCACCCATCCCATGGGCTCCTGGCCCTGTACCGGACCCTGTGTCTGCTACTGCACCAGATTACTAG